The Candidatus Methylomirabilota bacterium sequence GACCGCCGCCACGAGGGACAGCGGCGTGATGGGCGTGCGCCCGGCTTCGGCCTGGGCGCGCGCGCGCAGATCGGCGATCTTGGCCTCGCGCGCCTTGTTCAGCTCGATCGCGCGGGACTTGGCGGCCTTGACCGCGTCGGGCGAGAGGCGCCGGCGCAGCGCCTCCGCCAGATCCGGCAGCGTCGCCTTGGGATCGCCCTGAATCGCGACCTTTGCCGGGTAGTTTTTGCCGATCTCCCACGGGTCCAGGTCCAGGTGGATGAGCGGCAGTCCTTCAGGCATGGGCTCGACATCCGACGGCAGCGAGAGGGTGAACATGTCGCCGCCCACGGAGAAGAGCAGGTCGTGCTTCATGAGGAGCGCCCGGATCGGCGGGCCCAGGCGCGGGAAGGCGCCCGCGTAGAGCGGGTGCGTGAACGGGAAGGAGCAGGTCGAGGGCACGCACTCGGCGTAGACGGGCGCGCCGAGCAGCTCGGCGACTTCCGCCATCTCGGCGAGCGCGTCGCCGTGAGCAACCGCGTCGCCCGAGATCAGGATGGGGCGCTGGGCCTTGACGAGGAGGTCCGCCGCCGCCTCGATCGCCGCCTTGTCGCCGCGGATGCGCGGGGCGATGCGCGTCGTCTCGAGAAGGTCGACCTGGCGCTCGGCGTTCAGCACGTCCACGGGCAGCGCCAGGAAGACGGGGCCCGTGGGATGCGCCTTGGCGGTCTTGGCCGCCCGGCGCACGGCGCGCGGCAGGTCCTCGAGCCGCGTGATCTCGTAGGACCACTTGACGAAGGGGCGCGCGACCGGCGGCAGGTCCGACCACAAAATGGGCTCCGTCAGGTTCATCGCCTGGTCGT is a genomic window containing:
- a CDS encoding thiamine pyrophosphate-binding protein; translated protein: MPFTSGKQAFLEILKQEGVEIMFGNPGTTELPLMDGLAREPSIRYILALQESVAIAMADGYAQASGKLAAVNVHTSPGLGNAMGMLYDAMKAGSPLLLTAGQHDQAMNLTEPILWSDLPPVARPFVKWSYEITRLEDLPRAVRRAAKTAKAHPTGPVFLALPVDVLNAERQVDLLETTRIAPRIRGDKAAIEAAADLLVKAQRPILISGDAVAHGDALAEMAEVAELLGAPVYAECVPSTCSFPFTHPLYAGAFPRLGPPIRALLMKHDLLFSVGGDMFTLSLPSDVEPMPEGLPLIHLDLDPWEIGKNYPAKVAIQGDPKATLPDLAEALRRRLSPDAVKAAKSRAIELNKAREAKIADLRARAQAEAGRTPITPLSLVAAVADAVPDDAVVVDESISSGGGLRDLLKSRDPKGFYGLRGGGIGWGLPAALGIKLAQPGRPVVALVGDGSAMYTIQSLWTAAHDSIPVVYVIFNNASYRILKQRTLALKGFSAEDDKYVAMDLVNPRLDYVGLAKSMGVAGELVEKSADVGPAIHRGLASGGPYLVDVRIDGSFKS